A genome region from Streptomyces sp. NBC_01296 includes the following:
- a CDS encoding PLP-dependent cysteine synthase family protein, which yields MRYDSPLAAVGNTPLVRLPRLSPSDDVRIWAKLEDRNPTGSIKDRPALHMVEQAEKDGRLTPGCTILEPTSGNTGISLAMAAKLKGYRIVCVMPENTSQERRDLLAMWGAEIISSPAAGGSNTAVRVAKELAAEHPDWVMLYQYGNPDNAGAHYATTGPEILRDLPSITHFVAGLGTTGTLMGVGRYLREHVPGVRIVAAEPRYDDLVYGLRNLDEGFVPELYDASVLTTRFSVGSADAVTRTRELLQQEGIFAGVSTGAALHAAIGVARKAVDAGETADIVFVVADGGWKYLSTGVYTAATTEEAIETLQGQLWA from the coding sequence ATGCGCTACGACTCCCCGCTGGCCGCCGTCGGCAACACGCCGCTGGTCCGGCTGCCCCGCCTGTCGCCCTCGGACGACGTCCGCATCTGGGCCAAGCTGGAGGACCGGAACCCGACCGGCTCGATCAAGGACCGCCCCGCGCTCCACATGGTCGAGCAGGCCGAGAAGGACGGCCGGCTGACCCCCGGCTGCACGATCCTGGAGCCCACCTCGGGCAACACCGGCATCTCGCTCGCGATGGCGGCCAAGCTCAAGGGCTACCGGATCGTGTGCGTCATGCCGGAGAACACCTCGCAGGAGCGGCGTGACCTCCTGGCCATGTGGGGAGCCGAGATCATCTCGTCGCCGGCGGCGGGCGGATCGAACACCGCGGTCCGGGTGGCCAAGGAGCTGGCCGCGGAGCACCCCGACTGGGTGATGCTCTACCAGTACGGGAACCCGGACAACGCGGGCGCCCACTACGCGACGACCGGCCCCGAGATCCTGCGGGACCTCCCCTCGATCACCCACTTCGTGGCGGGCCTGGGCACGACGGGCACCCTGATGGGCGTAGGCCGCTACCTGCGCGAGCACGTGCCCGGCGTACGGATCGTCGCGGCGGAGCCGCGGTACGACGACCTCGTGTACGGCCTGCGCAACCTGGACGAGGGCTTCGTCCCGGAGCTGTACGACGCCTCGGTCCTGACGACCCGCTTCTCGGTGGGCTCGGCGGACGCGGTGACCCGCACCCGGGAACTCCTCCAGCAGGAGGGCATCTTCGCGGGCGTCTCCACGGGAGCCGCCCTGCACGCGGCGATCGGCGTGGCCCGCAAGGCGGTGGACGCCGGCGAGACGGCGGACATCGTCTTCGTCGTGGCCGACGGCGGCTGGAAGTACCTCTCGACGGGCGTCTACACCGCCGCCACGACGGAGGAAGCGATCGAAACCCTCCAGGGCCAGCTCTGGGCGTAG
- a CDS encoding DUF488 domain-containing protein gives MGRVRRVVRVRRVYDPPAPEEDGVRVLVDRLWPRGLAKAVAGVDEWPKAVTPSGELRKWYHGGGGTAQEFRARYEAELAAPEAVAELDRLRALAADGPITLLTAVKDPASSHAAILSDLLSG, from the coding sequence ATGGGGCGGGTGCGGCGGGTGGTGCGAGTGCGGCGGGTGTACGACCCTCCGGCGCCGGAGGAGGACGGCGTACGGGTCCTCGTGGACCGGCTGTGGCCGCGGGGCCTGGCGAAGGCGGTGGCGGGCGTGGACGAATGGCCCAAGGCGGTGACGCCGTCCGGGGAACTGCGCAAGTGGTACCACGGGGGCGGGGGCACGGCGCAGGAGTTCCGGGCCCGCTACGAGGCGGAGCTGGCGGCGCCGGAGGCGGTGGCGGAGCTGGACCGACTGCGCGCGCTGGCCGCGGATGGCCCGATCACCCTCCTGACGGCGGTCAAGGACCCCGCGTCGAGCCACGCCGCCATCCTGTCGGACCTCTTGTCCGGCTGA
- a CDS encoding MBL fold metallo-hydrolase: MKLTVVGCSGSFPSAESACSSYLVEADGFRLLLDMGNGALGELQRHVGLYDLDAIFLSHLHADHCIDMCAYFVARYYRHEGGRCGTIPVYGPEGTEKRLTTAYEDVPDERSMSEVFDFRTLKSGSFEIGPFTVRTERVAHPVEAYGIRVEHGGRSLAYSGDTGACPELGMLAEGADLFLCEASFTHGKEDIPGLHLNGREAGEFARGGKVGRLVLTHIPPWTDARQNLADARAVHDGPVDLAYAGAVYEV, translated from the coding sequence ATGAAGCTCACCGTCGTCGGCTGCTCGGGGTCGTTCCCGTCCGCGGAATCGGCCTGTTCGAGCTACCTCGTCGAGGCCGACGGCTTCCGGCTGCTCCTCGACATGGGCAACGGCGCCCTGGGCGAGCTGCAGCGCCACGTCGGTCTCTACGACCTCGACGCGATCTTCCTGAGCCATCTGCACGCCGACCACTGCATCGACATGTGCGCCTACTTCGTCGCCCGCTACTACCGGCACGAGGGCGGCCGCTGCGGCACCATCCCCGTCTACGGCCCCGAAGGCACCGAGAAGCGCCTGACGACCGCTTACGAGGACGTCCCCGACGAGCGCTCCATGAGCGAGGTCTTCGACTTCCGGACCCTGAAGTCCGGCAGCTTCGAGATCGGACCTTTCACCGTCCGCACCGAGCGGGTCGCCCACCCCGTCGAGGCCTACGGCATCCGCGTCGAGCACGGCGGCCGCTCCCTCGCGTACTCGGGCGACACGGGCGCCTGCCCCGAGCTGGGGATGCTCGCCGAGGGCGCGGACCTGTTCCTGTGCGAGGCCTCCTTCACGCACGGCAAGGAGGACATCCCGGGCCTCCACCTCAACGGCCGCGAGGCCGGGGAGTTCGCGCGCGGCGGCAAGGTCGGCCGGCTCGTCCTGACGCACATCCCGCCGTGGACGGACGCCCGCCAGAACCTCGCCGACGCCCGCGCGGTCCACGACGGCCCGGTCGACCTCGCGTACGCGGGCGCCGTCTACGAGGTCTGA
- a CDS encoding PTS transporter subunit EIIC, with protein MSTATAAEKKKGAGVMAVMQRIGRSLMLPVAVLPAAALLVRLGDKDMLGDPSLPGFLTKIAGYMSAGGGAILANMALLFAVGIAIGFAKKSDGSTALAAVTGYLVFSKVLGTFTDPNLPQVETVVDHKVALVDAPVDAKVLGGVVMGIVVALLYQKFYRTKLPEWAGFFGGRRLVPILSAFAGLVIGIVFGLIWPVLGTGLHSFGEWLVGSGAVGAGIFGVANRALIPVGMHHLLNSFPWFQAGDYQGKSGDISRFLAGDPSAGQFMTGFFPIMMFALPAACLAIVHCARPERRKVVGGMMFSLALTSFVTGVTEPIEFTFMFIAPVLYAIHAVLTGVSMALTWGLGMKDGFGFSAGAIDYLLNLGKATNPLGLAVVGLCFAVVYYVVFRFAITRFNLPTPGRESDEELAELLKAEAK; from the coding sequence ATGTCCACAGCCACCGCTGCGGAAAAGAAGAAGGGCGCGGGCGTGATGGCCGTCATGCAGCGCATCGGCCGGAGCCTCATGCTCCCCGTTGCGGTGCTCCCGGCCGCCGCGTTGCTCGTCCGCCTCGGCGACAAGGACATGCTCGGCGACCCCTCGCTCCCGGGCTTCCTCACCAAGATCGCCGGTTACATGTCGGCCGGCGGCGGCGCGATCCTCGCCAACATGGCCCTGCTGTTCGCCGTCGGCATCGCGATCGGCTTCGCCAAGAAGTCCGACGGCTCGACCGCACTCGCCGCGGTGACCGGCTACCTGGTCTTCTCCAAGGTCCTGGGCACCTTCACGGACCCGAACCTGCCGCAGGTCGAGACGGTCGTCGACCACAAGGTCGCCCTCGTGGACGCCCCCGTCGACGCGAAGGTGCTCGGCGGTGTCGTGATGGGCATCGTCGTCGCGCTGCTCTACCAGAAGTTCTACCGGACGAAGCTGCCCGAGTGGGCGGGCTTCTTCGGCGGCCGCCGCCTGGTACCGATCCTCTCCGCCTTCGCCGGACTCGTCATCGGCATCGTCTTCGGCCTGATCTGGCCGGTCCTCGGCACGGGTCTGCACAGCTTCGGTGAGTGGCTGGTCGGCTCCGGCGCGGTCGGCGCGGGCATCTTCGGTGTCGCCAACCGTGCGCTGATCCCGGTCGGCATGCACCACCTGCTGAACTCCTTCCCGTGGTTCCAGGCCGGCGACTACCAGGGCAAGAGCGGCGACATCTCCCGCTTCCTGGCCGGCGACCCGAGCGCCGGCCAGTTCATGACCGGCTTCTTCCCGATCATGATGTTCGCCCTCCCGGCGGCCTGCCTCGCGATCGTCCACTGTGCCCGCCCCGAGCGCCGCAAGGTCGTCGGCGGCATGATGTTCTCCCTCGCGCTGACCTCTTTCGTCACCGGTGTCACCGAGCCGATCGAGTTCACGTTCATGTTCATCGCCCCGGTCCTGTACGCGATCCACGCGGTGCTGACCGGTGTCTCCATGGCGCTGACCTGGGGGCTCGGCATGAAGGACGGCTTCGGCTTCTCCGCCGGCGCCATCGACTACCTGCTGAACCTGGGCAAGGCCACCAACCCCCTGGGCCTGGCGGTCGTCGGCCTGTGCTTCGCGGTGGTCTACTACGTGGTCTTCCGCTTCGCGATCACGAGGTTCAACCTCCCGACGCCGGGCCGCGAGTCCGACGAGGAGCTCGCGGAGCTGCTCAAGGCCGAGGCCAAGTAG
- a CDS encoding PTS transporter subunit EIIC, whose translation MSASSAAAAPQPKWWSGLYPGLQKMGRSLQLPIAVLPAAGLLNGLGQPGVLGEDGLNWTIVAKVMVAAGGALLNADIGLPLLFCIGVAIGMAKKADGSTALAAVAGFLVYRGVLHAFPNICPVGTTDIGGGCLGPNNTFVEFTYQNPGVFGGIIMGLLAAWFWQRFHRVKLVDWLGFFNGRRLVPIIMSFVAIGFAALCLWIWPPVGSALESFSDWLVGLSSWGAGIFGVANRALLVIGLHQFLNVPVWFQFGSYTKPDGTTVHGDINMFLAGDPNAGQFLTGFFPIMMFALPAAALAITHCAKPQRRKEVAGLMLSVGLTSFVTGITEPIEYSFLFVAPVLYAIHAVLTGVSMAVTWALGVHDGFSFSAGLIDYLINFGLATKPLLIIPIGLCFAVVYYAVFRFAITKFDIPTPGRESDEEIAAMEADNTKA comes from the coding sequence ATGAGCGCGAGCAGCGCCGCAGCAGCACCGCAGCCGAAGTGGTGGAGCGGCTTGTACCCCGGGCTGCAGAAGATGGGGCGGAGCCTCCAGCTGCCGATCGCGGTGCTGCCCGCGGCCGGGCTCCTCAACGGGCTGGGGCAGCCCGGCGTCTTGGGCGAGGACGGCCTGAACTGGACGATCGTGGCCAAGGTGATGGTGGCCGCGGGCGGCGCCCTGCTGAACGCGGACATCGGGCTGCCGCTGCTCTTCTGCATCGGTGTCGCGATCGGCATGGCCAAGAAGGCGGACGGTTCGACGGCCCTCGCGGCGGTGGCGGGCTTCCTCGTCTACCGGGGCGTGCTGCACGCCTTCCCCAACATCTGCCCGGTCGGCACCACGGACATCGGCGGCGGCTGTCTGGGACCGAACAACACCTTCGTGGAGTTCACGTACCAGAACCCCGGCGTGTTCGGCGGCATCATCATGGGCCTGCTGGCCGCCTGGTTCTGGCAGCGCTTCCACCGGGTGAAGCTGGTCGACTGGCTGGGCTTCTTCAACGGCCGCCGGCTGGTGCCGATCATCATGTCGTTCGTGGCGATCGGGTTCGCCGCGCTCTGCCTGTGGATCTGGCCGCCGGTCGGCAGCGCGCTGGAGAGCTTCTCCGACTGGCTGGTGGGGCTGAGCTCCTGGGGCGCCGGCATCTTCGGTGTGGCCAACCGCGCGCTGCTGGTGATCGGCTTGCACCAGTTCCTGAACGTGCCGGTGTGGTTCCAGTTCGGCAGCTACACCAAGCCGGACGGGACGACGGTGCACGGTGACATCAACATGTTCCTGGCGGGCGACCCGAACGCCGGGCAGTTCCTGACCGGCTTCTTTCCGATCATGATGTTCGCGCTCCCGGCGGCGGCGCTGGCGATCACCCATTGCGCGAAGCCGCAGCGGCGCAAGGAGGTCGCCGGCCTGATGCTGTCGGTCGGCCTGACCTCGTTCGTCACGGGCATCACGGAGCCGATCGAGTACTCGTTCCTCTTCGTCGCGCCGGTGCTGTACGCGATCCATGCGGTGCTGACGGGCGTGTCGATGGCGGTGACGTGGGCGCTGGGCGTCCACGACGGGTTCAGCTTCTCGGCGGGCCTGATCGACTACCTCATCAACTTCGGCCTGGCGACGAAGCCCTTGCTAATCATTCCGATCGGCCTGTGCTTCGCGGTGGTGTACTACGCCGTATTCCGCTTCGCGATCACGAAGTTCGACATCCCGACCCCGGGCCGGGAATCGGACGAGGAGATCGCCGCGATGGAGGCGGACAACACCAAGGCGTAG
- a CDS encoding glucose PTS transporter subunit EIIB — protein MEQGRRDSFFVELREKHMATKAEKIVAGLGGIDNIEEVEGCITRLRTEVIDPSKVDEAALKAAGAHGVVKMGTAIQVVIGTDADPIAADIEDMM, from the coding sequence CTGGAACAGGGCCGCCGAGACTCGTTCTTCGTAGAACTCAGGGAGAAACACATGGCCACCAAGGCTGAGAAGATCGTCGCCGGGCTCGGCGGCATCGACAACATCGAAGAGGTCGAGGGCTGCATCACCCGCCTGCGCACCGAGGTCATCGACCCCAGCAAGGTCGACGAGGCCGCCCTGAAGGCCGCCGGCGCCCACGGCGTCGTGAAGATGGGCACCGCGATCCAGGTCGTCATCGGCACCGACGCCGACCCGATCGCCGCCGACATCGAAGACATGATGTGA
- the rph gene encoding ribonuclease PH: protein MSRIDGRTPEQLRPVTIERGWSKHAEGSVLISFGDTKVFCTASFTEGVPRWRKGSGEGWVTSEYSMLPRSTNTRGDRESVRGKIGGRTHEISRLIGRSLRAVIDYKALGENTIVLDCDVLQADGGTRTAAITGAYVALADAVAWGQQKKLIKAGRKPLTGTVAAVSVGIVDGEPLLDLCYEEDVRAETDMNVVCTGDGRFVEVQGTAEGEPFDRKELNALLDLAAGGCADLEAIQLGALQL from the coding sequence ATGTCTCGCATCGACGGCCGCACGCCCGAACAGCTCCGCCCGGTCACCATCGAACGAGGATGGAGCAAGCACGCCGAGGGCTCCGTCCTCATCTCCTTCGGCGACACCAAGGTCTTCTGCACCGCCTCCTTCACCGAAGGCGTCCCCCGCTGGCGCAAGGGCAGCGGCGAGGGCTGGGTCACCTCCGAGTACTCGATGCTGCCCCGCTCCACCAACACCCGCGGCGACCGCGAATCCGTACGCGGCAAGATCGGCGGCCGCACGCACGAGATCTCCCGCCTCATCGGCCGCTCCCTGCGCGCCGTCATCGACTACAAGGCGCTCGGCGAGAACACCATCGTCCTGGACTGCGACGTCCTCCAGGCCGACGGCGGCACCCGCACCGCCGCCATCACCGGCGCCTACGTGGCGCTGGCCGACGCCGTCGCGTGGGGCCAGCAGAAGAAGCTGATCAAGGCCGGCCGCAAGCCGCTCACCGGCACCGTCGCCGCCGTCAGCGTCGGCATCGTCGACGGAGAGCCGCTGCTCGACCTCTGCTACGAGGAGGACGTGCGCGCCGAGACCGACATGAACGTGGTCTGCACCGGAGACGGCCGCTTCGTCGAGGTCCAGGGCACCGCCGAAGGCGAGCCCTTCGACCGCAAGGAGCTCAACGCCCTCCTGGACCTGGCCGCCGGCGGCTGCGCCGACCTCGAGGCCATCCAGCTCGGCGCGCTCCAGCTCTAG
- the rdgB gene encoding RdgB/HAM1 family non-canonical purine NTP pyrophosphatase: MTSRLILATRNAGKIAELHAILSDAGLPHELVGADAYPQIPDVKETGVTFAENALLKAHALAQATGLPAIADDSGLCVDVLNGAPGIFSARWAGAHGDDKANLDLLLAQLGDIADEHRGAHFACAAALALPDGTERVVEGRLLGTLRHAPSGTGGFGYDPILQPEGDTRTCAELTPAEKNAISHRGKAFRALVPFIRALLG; encoded by the coding sequence ATGACCAGCCGCCTGATCCTCGCCACCCGCAACGCGGGCAAAATCGCCGAGCTCCACGCCATCCTGTCCGACGCCGGCCTGCCGCACGAGCTGGTCGGCGCGGACGCGTACCCGCAGATCCCGGACGTCAAGGAAACGGGCGTCACCTTCGCGGAGAACGCCCTCCTCAAGGCCCACGCCCTGGCCCAGGCCACCGGCCTGCCCGCGATCGCCGACGACTCCGGCCTCTGCGTGGACGTCCTGAACGGCGCCCCCGGCATCTTCTCGGCGCGGTGGGCGGGCGCGCACGGCGACGACAAGGCGAACCTGGACCTGCTGCTGGCCCAGCTCGGGGACATCGCCGACGAACACCGCGGAGCCCACTTCGCGTGCGCGGCGGCCCTGGCCCTCCCGGACGGCACCGAACGCGTGGTCGAAGGCCGCCTTCTGGGCACCCTCCGCCACGCCCCCTCAGGCACCGGCGGCTTCGGCTACGACCCGATCCTCCAGCCCGAGGGCGACACCCGCACCTGCGCGGAACTCACCCCGGCGGAGAAGAACGCCATCTCCCACCGGGGCAAGGCCTTCCGCGCCCTGGTCCCGTTCATCCGCGCCCTGCTGGGCTGA
- a CDS encoding HNH endonuclease signature motif containing protein encodes MSRSNGYTRDVPADAAARCGGIDEVIAHLGTPPYGYLGRYLMKRFAHFGIDVSHFRPSGGRDRPSKELLRQAIAESLSIAGTLRRLDWPDTSRQRARLHGWVMDDGLDTSHFLGQAHQRGKPGPTPVKTAEAILVRHEGKQRTKTRLLRRALHETGVPEGCDRCGTAPEWRGRPMTLEVDHINGDWRDDRRENLRLLCPNCHAITTTWCRGGRRRNDVDRQTSAVVD; translated from the coding sequence ATGAGCCGCAGCAATGGCTACACGCGGGACGTGCCGGCCGATGCCGCCGCGCGATGCGGCGGCATCGACGAGGTGATCGCGCACCTCGGCACACCGCCGTACGGGTACCTCGGGCGATACCTGATGAAGCGCTTCGCCCACTTCGGCATAGACGTCTCCCATTTTCGGCCGTCGGGTGGTCGCGACCGCCCTTCCAAGGAGCTGCTCCGACAGGCGATAGCCGAGTCCCTCAGCATCGCCGGAACTCTTCGACGACTTGACTGGCCGGACACCAGCCGACAACGCGCACGCCTGCACGGTTGGGTCATGGACGACGGCCTGGACACGTCGCACTTCCTGGGGCAGGCGCACCAGCGCGGAAAGCCCGGCCCCACACCGGTCAAAACGGCGGAAGCCATTCTCGTCAGGCATGAGGGCAAGCAGCGCACAAAGACGCGACTGCTGCGCCGGGCCCTCCACGAGACCGGCGTCCCTGAGGGGTGCGACCGCTGCGGTACGGCTCCGGAATGGCGGGGGCGCCCCATGACGCTGGAGGTGGACCACATCAACGGCGACTGGAGGGACGACCGTCGCGAGAACCTGCGACTACTCTGCCCCAACTGCCACGCCATCACCACCACATGGTGCCGGGGAGGCCGGCGGCGCAATGATGTCGACCGCCAGACCTCCGCAGTCGTAGACTGA
- a CDS encoding HNH endonuclease → MPISPYTEERLAEAARTSRTLTEALEKLGVDPKSGSRRYLHDRMRRLGVDVSHFEQEGAKWTKEVLQEAVSASTNMCEVLRRLGLENVGGHHTHISRKVKALALDTSHFTTASGAGRYHPRRTPESLLAEQTPERARRVPGERLKRAMVALGAEERCADCGTEPVWLGEPLPLEVDHINGDWRDNRPENLRLPCPNCHSTTDSYRGRGKVGR, encoded by the coding sequence ATGCCGATCAGCCCGTACACGGAGGAACGCCTGGCGGAGGCGGCGAGGACGTCGCGGACGCTGACGGAAGCGCTGGAAAAACTGGGGGTGGACCCGAAGAGCGGCTCGCGCCGCTACCTCCACGATCGGATGCGGCGACTGGGGGTGGACGTCTCGCACTTCGAGCAGGAGGGCGCGAAGTGGACGAAGGAGGTCCTCCAGGAGGCGGTATCCGCTTCGACGAACATGTGCGAAGTACTGCGGCGCCTGGGGCTGGAGAACGTGGGCGGCCACCACACGCACATCAGCCGCAAGGTGAAAGCCCTGGCGCTAGACACCTCGCACTTCACGACGGCTTCCGGTGCAGGCCGGTACCACCCCCGCAGGACGCCGGAGTCGCTCCTCGCGGAACAGACACCCGAGCGGGCTCGCCGGGTCCCCGGCGAACGGCTCAAGCGGGCCATGGTCGCGCTCGGCGCCGAGGAGCGCTGCGCCGATTGCGGCACCGAGCCCGTCTGGCTGGGCGAGCCGCTCCCACTGGAGGTGGACCACATCAACGGCGACTGGCGCGACAACCGCCCGGAAAACCTGCGCCTCCCGTGCCCCAACTGCCACTCCACGACGGACTCGTACCGAGGGCGCGGGAAGGTCGGCCGATGA
- the bcp gene encoding thioredoxin-dependent thiol peroxidase — protein MSERLQPGDTAPAFTLPDADGNEVSLADHKGRKVIVYFYPAALTPGCTKQACDFTDNLAVLAEAGYDVIGVSPDNPEKLAKFREKEHLKVTLVGDPEKKVLETYGAFGEKKLYGKTVTGVIRSTVIVDEEGKVERALYNVKATGHVAKIIKDLGI, from the coding sequence ATGAGCGAGCGACTCCAGCCGGGCGACACCGCCCCCGCCTTCACCCTGCCCGACGCGGACGGCAACGAGGTCTCGCTCGCCGACCACAAGGGCCGCAAGGTGATCGTGTACTTCTACCCCGCGGCGCTGACGCCGGGCTGCACGAAGCAGGCCTGCGATTTCACGGACAACCTGGCGGTGCTGGCCGAGGCCGGCTACGACGTGATCGGGGTGTCCCCGGACAACCCGGAGAAGCTGGCGAAGTTCCGCGAGAAGGAGCACCTGAAGGTCACCCTGGTCGGCGACCCCGAGAAGAAGGTCCTCGAGACCTACGGCGCGTTCGGCGAGAAGAAGCTGTACGGCAAGACGGTGACCGGGGTCATCCGCTCCACGGTGATCGTCGACGAGGAGGGCAAGGTCGAACGCGCCCTCTACAACGTCAAGGCCACGGGCCACGTAGCCAAGATCATCAAGGACCTCGGCATCTGA
- a CDS encoding DUF3618 domain-containing protein, giving the protein MPEARTPAQIEADIVRRREQLAETLDEIGVRLHPKTIIGDAKARVASTVDHTAGRAVVAVNRLLTDVRDSLRHEDGAPRFERIAPIALVAVGVVGLLVASARRKR; this is encoded by the coding sequence GTGCCCGAAGCCAGGACCCCCGCACAGATCGAGGCGGACATCGTCCGCCGCCGCGAGCAGCTCGCCGAGACGCTCGACGAGATCGGCGTGCGCCTCCACCCGAAGACGATCATCGGGGACGCGAAGGCCAGGGTCGCCTCGACCGTGGACCACACCGCCGGGCGTGCCGTCGTCGCCGTGAACCGCCTCCTGACGGACGTACGGGACAGCCTGCGCCACGAGGACGGCGCCCCGCGCTTCGAGCGGATCGCGCCCATCGCGCTGGTCGCGGTCGGTGTGGTCGGCCTGCTCGTGGCGTCGGCGCGGCGCAAGCGCTGA
- a CDS encoding GroES family chaperonin, translated as MSDNTTTHDKLPIRMLHDRVLVKSDLPEGERRSGGGILIPATAAVGKRLAWAEVVAVGQNVRSVEPGDRVLYDPEDRAEVEVRGATYVLMRERDLHAVAAERLEGSKDSTGLYL; from the coding sequence GTGAGCGACAACACCACCACCCACGACAAGCTGCCCATCCGCATGCTGCACGACCGTGTGCTCGTGAAGTCCGACTTGCCGGAGGGTGAGCGGCGCTCGGGCGGCGGCATCCTGATTCCGGCGACCGCTGCCGTGGGCAAGCGGCTGGCCTGGGCCGAGGTGGTCGCGGTCGGGCAGAACGTACGCAGCGTGGAGCCGGGGGACCGGGTGCTGTACGACCCCGAGGACCGGGCCGAGGTCGAGGTGCGGGGTGCGACGTACGTGCTGATGCGCGAGCGGGATCTGCACGCCGTGGCCGCGGAGAGGCTGGAGGGGTCCAAGGACTCCACCGGGCTGTACCTGTAG
- a CDS encoding DMT family transporter, which translates to MAWVLLLVAGLLEVGWSIGMKFTEGFTRLWPSVFTGAGIVASMVLLSYAAKTLPIGTAYGVWVGIGAAGAAVLGMAVLGEPVTAARIFFICLLLVAVVGLKATSGH; encoded by the coding sequence ATGGCCTGGGTTCTGCTTCTCGTCGCCGGCCTGCTCGAAGTCGGCTGGTCGATCGGCATGAAGTTCACGGAGGGGTTCACCCGGCTGTGGCCGAGCGTGTTCACAGGTGCCGGGATCGTCGCCAGCATGGTGCTGCTCTCGTACGCCGCCAAGACCCTGCCGATCGGTACCGCGTACGGCGTGTGGGTGGGCATCGGTGCGGCCGGTGCCGCGGTGCTGGGCATGGCGGTGCTGGGTGAGCCCGTCACCGCCGCCCGGATCTTCTTCATCTGCCTGCTGCTGGTCGCCGTGGTGGGGCTGAAGGCGACCTCCGGTCACTGA